Proteins encoded within one genomic window of Microbacterium soli:
- a CDS encoding fused MFS/spermidine synthase, producing the protein MGRSRARDTANPRARLDHGGIAEIVPSEFTSGFELIVDDTPQSHVDLDDPTHLHFEYVVRMGAVIDQLGATASAPLSAVHLGAGALTIPRYIATTRPGSRQQVIEWEAPLVELVRTHLPLPRGAAIRIRIGDAREGLQRLPPALRGNCDLVVSDVFSGAQTPAHLTSRELYQEVADLLAPSGVLLVNVADGPGLAFARRQVATISSVFSDVAVLADAQVLKGRRFGNLVVAASVADLPAEWLPRVLAAGPHPAKMARGEEVVAFSRGASVVTDADAVASPRPDAGLFLR; encoded by the coding sequence ATGGGACGGTCACGGGCACGGGATACCGCGAATCCGCGGGCACGGCTCGACCACGGCGGCATCGCCGAGATCGTCCCGAGCGAGTTCACCAGTGGCTTCGAGCTCATCGTGGACGACACCCCGCAGTCGCACGTCGACCTGGACGACCCCACCCACCTGCATTTCGAGTACGTCGTGCGGATGGGCGCCGTGATCGATCAGCTCGGGGCCACGGCATCCGCTCCGCTGAGCGCCGTGCACCTGGGCGCCGGCGCTCTCACGATCCCCCGCTACATCGCCACGACCCGGCCCGGCTCCCGACAGCAGGTGATCGAGTGGGAGGCCCCGCTGGTCGAGCTGGTGCGCACGCACCTGCCTCTGCCGCGCGGCGCGGCCATCCGCATCCGGATCGGCGATGCGCGGGAGGGTCTGCAGCGCCTGCCGCCCGCCCTGCGCGGGAACTGCGACCTCGTCGTCTCGGACGTCTTCTCCGGTGCGCAGACGCCCGCGCACCTGACCAGCAGGGAGCTGTACCAGGAGGTCGCGGACCTGCTGGCGCCGTCCGGGGTGCTGCTGGTGAACGTGGCCGACGGTCCCGGGCTCGCCTTCGCACGCCGCCAGGTCGCGACCATCTCGTCGGTGTTCTCCGATGTCGCGGTGCTCGCCGACGCGCAGGTGCTCAAGGGGCGTCGCTTCGGCAACCTCGTCGTCGCGGCATCCGTCGCCGACCTGCCCGCGGAGTGGCTGCCGCGGGTGCTGGCCGCCGGGCCGCACCCGGCGAAGATGGCGCGCGGCGAGGAGGTCGTCGCGTTCTCGCGGGGTGCGTCGGTCGTGACGGATGCGGATGCCGTGGCCTCGCCCCGACCGGACGCCGGCCTGTTCCTGCGCTGA
- a CDS encoding SprT-like domain-containing protein — MADLNRVRVWAQALIVMHLDDSWTFDFDHAKRRAGQCDHQRRRITVSRYLAARFEDDEIHQTLLHEVAHALAGHAAGHGPEWKRVARDLGYVGGTTHHGETATELAPWVGRCPAGHVTYRHRRPSRETSCAICSRRFDRSHLFTWTRREITAADRRAAQLPR; from the coding sequence ATGGCCGATCTGAACCGTGTGCGCGTCTGGGCACAGGCGCTGATCGTCATGCATCTCGACGACTCGTGGACGTTCGACTTCGATCATGCCAAGCGCCGCGCGGGGCAGTGCGACCACCAGCGCAGGCGCATCACCGTCTCCCGCTATCTGGCGGCCCGGTTCGAGGACGACGAGATCCATCAGACGCTGCTGCACGAGGTGGCCCACGCCCTCGCCGGGCATGCCGCGGGTCACGGCCCCGAGTGGAAGCGCGTCGCGCGGGATCTCGGCTACGTGGGCGGCACCACGCATCACGGCGAGACGGCGACGGAGCTGGCGCCGTGGGTGGGCCGGTGCCCCGCCGGGCATGTCACCTACCGACATCGCCGGCCGTCCCGGGAGACCTCCTGCGCGATCTGCTCGCGCCGGTTCGACAGGAGCCACCTGTTCACCTGGACGCGTCGCGAGATCACGGCAGCGGATCGTCGGGCCGCACAGCTGCCCCGCTGA
- a CDS encoding DUF3054 domain-containing protein, giving the protein MRYLPALLVDAVLVLVFAVVGRASHGEDPMGFPVTAWPFLIALLVGHALAALVPMRPRRPWSPGWGAIAWIVTVAGGMLLRVVTGDTAETPFIVVATLVLGALLLGWRFAALLIRRYRGPRRTA; this is encoded by the coding sequence ATGAGGTACCTTCCCGCCCTCCTCGTCGACGCCGTCCTCGTTCTCGTGTTCGCCGTCGTCGGGCGGGCCTCCCACGGCGAGGACCCGATGGGCTTCCCCGTGACGGCCTGGCCCTTCCTCATCGCCCTGCTCGTCGGCCACGCGCTCGCCGCCCTCGTGCCGATGCGCCCCCGCAGGCCCTGGTCACCGGGGTGGGGTGCGATCGCGTGGATCGTGACCGTCGCGGGCGGGATGCTGCTGCGCGTCGTGACGGGAGACACGGCCGAGACGCCGTTCATCGTCGTCGCGACGCTCGTGCTGGGGGCCCTCCTGCTCGGCTGGCGGTTCGCCGCCCTTCTCATCCGCCGCTACCGGGGGCCGCGCCGAACCGCCTGA
- a CDS encoding 2-phosphosulfolactate phosphatase: protein MSSPFDQSYYQVRVEWGAEGLARLAPADVVVIVDVLRFSSTIADIVADGGRVALTDAGDWSADGAAVAASVADGGAVVLVGGIRNAAATARAVMAVQERRAERTSVAVIAAGERTPEGALRFAVEDQLGAGAVISALTDLGIDHCAPDGAVAAESFRSLRRALRHMIVASGSGRELTAGVASTARMRESGIRPATAEEAAELDAVDAVPVLRDGVFERFV, encoded by the coding sequence ATGTCGTCGCCGTTCGATCAGTCGTACTACCAGGTCCGTGTCGAGTGGGGTGCGGAGGGCCTGGCCCGCCTCGCCCCCGCCGACGTCGTCGTGATCGTCGACGTGCTGCGGTTCTCGTCGACGATCGCCGACATCGTCGCCGACGGTGGCCGGGTCGCCCTGACGGATGCCGGGGACTGGTCCGCCGACGGCGCGGCGGTCGCGGCGTCCGTCGCCGATGGCGGAGCCGTGGTGCTGGTCGGCGGCATCCGCAACGCGGCGGCGACGGCCCGCGCGGTCATGGCCGTGCAGGAGCGGCGGGCGGAGCGCACCTCGGTCGCGGTCATCGCCGCGGGCGAGCGCACGCCGGAGGGCGCGCTGCGCTTCGCCGTCGAGGACCAGCTGGGCGCGGGTGCCGTGATCTCGGCGCTGACCGACCTGGGGATCGACCACTGCGCGCCCGACGGCGCCGTCGCAGCGGAATCGTTCCGGTCCCTGCGCCGGGCGCTGCGGCACATGATCGTCGCGAGTGGCTCGGGCCGCGAGCTGACCGCCGGGGTCGCCTCCACCGCGCGGATGCGGGAATCGGGCATCCGCCCTGCCACGGCCGAGGAGGCCGCGGAGCTCGATGCGGTCGATGCCGTGCCGGTGCTGCGCGACGGTGTGTTCGAGCGCTTCGTCTGA
- a CDS encoding ABC transporter permease: MTGVSDRPAAGIRTAEPTRTVEPARASQPTWASRLSWLRERGMGATILVAALTAAFGVILVEVTGYIGGALQADPFLGDSETLALVVSILTVLLVGVAMYVAAMVTANTFATIITGRMRRIALLRLIGASARAQRAEVAGQGFVVGLIGAVIGLGVGLGVSGLGVVAGERMLALTPDEFTLFTPGILAPAVGVALTTWLAAHVGSRRVLTVTPLEALGGSVERTREEVSTRRGARIASLVMLVLGSALLAGGVLIGLYLPLGVVVAFFGGVLSFTGLVIGADRVMPPVLRLVGRMFGRGATARLAAENALRHPERSSRMTIGVVMGVALVTMFAVALQSVKALLVRGTEGVPAEMFAPIDAFVTVMMVLVAVSAVIAGVGLVNLLTIGVVQRTRELGLLRAIGLTARQVRRMVLLEAVHITVAATLTGLVVGNLYGWIAAQSLLGSIRLPPDFEPAGFVLPAVPWGPVAVIVVATAVLTALAAVTPTRLATRVAPVEALAAV, encoded by the coding sequence ATGACCGGCGTCTCGGATCGCCCGGCTGCGGGCATCCGCACGGCTGAGCCGACCCGCACGGTCGAGCCCGCCCGCGCCTCCCAGCCGACCTGGGCATCGCGGCTGTCCTGGCTGCGCGAGCGGGGCATGGGCGCCACCATCCTCGTCGCCGCCCTCACCGCGGCCTTCGGCGTGATCCTCGTCGAGGTCACCGGGTACATCGGCGGCGCGCTGCAGGCCGATCCGTTCCTGGGCGACAGCGAGACGCTGGCGCTCGTGGTGAGCATCCTCACCGTGCTGCTGGTGGGGGTGGCGATGTACGTGGCGGCCATGGTGACCGCGAACACCTTCGCCACGATCATCACCGGCCGCATGCGCCGCATCGCGCTCCTGCGGCTGATCGGGGCCTCCGCCCGCGCGCAGCGCGCGGAGGTCGCCGGTCAGGGCTTCGTCGTCGGCCTGATCGGGGCCGTGATCGGTCTGGGGGTCGGGCTGGGCGTGTCGGGGCTGGGCGTCGTGGCGGGGGAGCGGATGCTGGCGCTCACCCCGGACGAGTTCACGCTCTTCACCCCGGGCATCCTCGCCCCCGCCGTCGGGGTGGCGCTGACCACGTGGCTGGCGGCGCATGTCGGCTCGCGGCGGGTGCTGACCGTGACTCCGCTGGAGGCGCTGGGCGGATCCGTCGAGCGCACCCGTGAGGAGGTCTCGACGCGGCGTGGCGCCCGCATCGCGTCGCTCGTGATGCTGGTGCTGGGGTCGGCGCTGCTGGCAGGGGGCGTGCTGATCGGGCTGTACCTGCCGCTGGGCGTCGTGGTGGCGTTCTTCGGCGGTGTGCTGTCGTTCACGGGGCTGGTCATCGGGGCCGACCGGGTCATGCCGCCGGTGCTGCGCCTGGTGGGCCGGATGTTCGGACGCGGCGCCACGGCCCGGCTCGCCGCCGAGAACGCGCTGCGCCACCCGGAGCGCTCCAGTCGGATGACCATCGGCGTGGTGATGGGCGTCGCACTGGTGACGATGTTCGCCGTCGCGCTGCAGTCCGTCAAAGCCCTGTTGGTGAGAGGGACGGAGGGGGTTCCGGCCGAGATGTTCGCCCCCATCGACGCCTTCGTGACGGTCATGATGGTGCTCGTCGCGGTGTCGGCGGTGATCGCCGGTGTGGGGCTCGTCAACCTGCTCACGATCGGGGTCGTGCAGCGCACCCGCGAGCTGGGACTGCTGCGGGCGATCGGGCTGACCGCGAGGCAGGTGCGCAGGATGGTGCTGCTGGAGGCCGTGCACATCACGGTCGCCGCGACGCTGACCGGCCTCGTCGTGGGCAACCTGTACGGCTGGATCGCCGCGCAGTCGCTGCTGGGCTCGATCCGGCTGCCCCCCGACTTCGAGCCCGCCGGATTCGTGCTCCCCGCGGTGCCGTGGGGCCCGGTGGCGGTGATCGTCGTCGCGACGGCCGTGCTGACCGCGCTCGCCGCCGTGACGCCCACTCGGCTGGCCACGCGCGTCGCTCCCGTGGAGGCCCTCGCCGCCGTCTGA